From a region of the Paenibacillus lutimineralis genome:
- a CDS encoding ABC transporter ATP-binding protein: MNAIEVQGIGKNYKNYELSDVTFEAPKGYITGLIGPNGAGKSTIIKMIMGIVTPDQGGIRVLGQDTGKEEAVYKQKIGYISDENIFYDWLSMEQMKKVVAPFYKDWDELAFQRYMDQFELPMRKKIKDCSKGMKMKYAIAIALAHNPSLLIMDEPTAGLDPVFRRELLELLSEYILDEQRTILFSTHVTTDLDRIADYVTFLNRGRLVFTDTKDEILERYVLIKGGKELLDNDVRQAFVGVRETSLGFEGLSADRSSAVSMFGNSVMYQQPTLEDIMYFTVKERKVRV; encoded by the coding sequence ATGAATGCCATTGAAGTTCAGGGAATAGGCAAGAATTATAAAAATTATGAGTTGTCGGACGTTACATTTGAGGCCCCTAAGGGATATATAACTGGACTGATCGGCCCGAATGGAGCGGGGAAGAGTACGATTATTAAAATGATTATGGGGATTGTAACGCCGGATCAGGGCGGCATCCGAGTACTGGGGCAGGACACGGGGAAGGAAGAAGCTGTATATAAGCAGAAGATCGGTTATATTTCCGATGAGAATATTTTTTATGATTGGCTAAGTATGGAGCAGATGAAGAAGGTTGTAGCCCCTTTTTATAAAGATTGGGATGAGCTCGCTTTCCAGAGATATATGGATCAGTTCGAGCTTCCAATGCGCAAGAAGATTAAGGACTGCTCCAAAGGAATGAAGATGAAATATGCGATTGCGATTGCGCTGGCACACAATCCTTCGCTGCTCATCATGGACGAACCTACGGCTGGGCTTGACCCGGTGTTCCGTCGTGAATTGCTGGAGCTGTTGTCTGAATATATATTGGATGAGCAGAGGACGATTCTGTTCTCGACTCATGTAACGACTGATCTAGATCGGATTGCTGACTATGTGACGTTCTTGAATCGGGGAAGGCTCGTATTTACAGATACGAAGGATGAAATTCTGGAGCGGTATGTGCTTATTAAGGGTGGCAAGGAGCTACTGGATAATGATGTGCGTCAAGCCTTTGTCGGAGTTAGAGAGACGAGCCTGGGCTTTGAAGGGTTGTCTGCTGATCGCAGCAGTGCGGTCTCCATGTTCGGTAATTCGGTAATGTATCAGCAGCCGACACTGGAGGATATTATGTATTTTACGGTAAAGGAGAGAAAGGTCCGTGTCTAA
- a CDS encoding GntR family transcriptional regulator yields the protein MNILLSHSSGEPIYSQIVRQIRSGILQGELAPGSALPSIRQLAKDLQISVITTKRAYDELEQEGLIDSVVGKGSFVSGGNQEFIREQQMRQLEKQIRELLDGANQISVSTDDLIEWIRLLDQEGGKEG from the coding sequence ATGAACATTTTATTGTCCCACTCTTCGGGAGAACCCATATATTCGCAGATTGTCAGACAGATCCGCAGCGGTATTCTGCAGGGGGAGCTTGCGCCAGGGAGCGCTCTTCCGTCAATCCGTCAACTGGCCAAAGACTTGCAAATTAGTGTCATAACGACAAAGCGAGCGTATGACGAGCTGGAGCAGGAAGGACTGATCGACTCTGTAGTGGGCAAAGGTTCGTTCGTATCAGGTGGAAACCAGGAATTTATCCGTGAGCAGCAGATGAGACAATTGGAGAAGCAGATCAGAGAGCTGCTGGATGGGGCTAATCAAATTTCAGTGTCCACCGATGATCTGATCGAATGGATCAGGTTGTTAGATCAAGAGGGAGGTAAAGAGGGATGA
- a CDS encoding HAD family hydrolase, whose amino-acid sequence MSIKAILFDLDNTLMDRDWTFQQFALQLIEECLIEVSAEERERLIAYMIESDADGYREKQGYFRELIERLPWVERPDLDELTRYYELNYMTHARAMNHAVWTLEQCRALDLRLGIITNGRSEVQHGKIDQLGLRPFFDTIIVSGDIDIKKPDPRIYRTALERLGTAAEETIIVGDHPRNDIWGAANIGIRGVWLRRAHGWNADLQGGKPWHEIYELNELISLIRS is encoded by the coding sequence ATGAGTATCAAAGCTATACTGTTTGATTTGGACAATACGTTAATGGATAGAGATTGGACATTCCAGCAATTCGCCTTGCAGCTCATCGAGGAGTGCCTGATTGAGGTGAGTGCAGAGGAGCGGGAACGTCTGATTGCTTATATGATCGAGAGCGACGCAGATGGATATCGCGAGAAACAAGGATACTTCCGGGAGTTGATCGAAAGACTTCCTTGGGTGGAACGGCCAGATCTGGACGAATTAACGAGATACTATGAATTAAACTATATGACTCATGCCAGAGCAATGAATCATGCTGTCTGGACACTGGAACAATGCAGAGCGCTTGACCTCAGACTTGGCATTATCACCAATGGCAGAAGCGAGGTTCAGCATGGAAAGATTGATCAGCTTGGTTTGAGACCATTCTTTGACACGATTATTGTGTCGGGGGATATCGACATAAAGAAACCGGACCCAAGAATTTATAGGACTGCGCTGGAACGATTGGGAACAGCGGCAGAGGAGACGATTATCGTGGGCGACCATCCGCGAAATGATATATGGGGAGCAGCAAACATAGGCATCAGAGGCGTGTGGCTTCGCCGTGCACATGGTTGGAATGCGGATCTGCAAGGGGGAAAGCCTTGGCATGAGATTTATGAATTGAACGAGCTGATCTCATTGATTCGCAGCTAA
- a CDS encoding DUF3939 domain-containing protein — protein MPLFWRRKNSRKPPLAEPKPAIHVTLEQVKKAVLQFETDMPKGISRKSLLLSDGSLELSRLSRYLGGVSDQKFYLSRETYEIFEEADREIPYYLDIVQVAVDDYIEERGKIPVLGNSQYNQVDVRLLRDQHYLKELPPFPLYITDQEMLLTHRRKEIM, from the coding sequence ATGCCTCTATTTTGGAGAAGAAAAAATAGCCGCAAGCCCCCCCTTGCCGAACCTAAGCCTGCAATCCATGTGACGCTGGAGCAGGTCAAAAAGGCCGTGTTGCAATTCGAAACTGATATGCCTAAGGGTATTTCGCGGAAATCACTGCTGCTGTCTGATGGCAGCCTTGAATTATCGCGTTTGTCGAGATATTTGGGCGGAGTAAGCGATCAGAAGTTCTATCTATCGAGGGAGACGTACGAAATATTTGAAGAAGCAGATCGGGAAATTCCATATTACTTGGATATCGTTCAGGTTGCTGTAGACGATTATATAGAGGAACGGGGGAAAATCCCTGTTCTGGGCAATTCGCAGTATAATCAGGTCGATGTCCGACTGCTAAGAGATCAGCATTATTTGAAGGAATTACCGCCTTTTCCGCTGTACATCACTGACCAGGAGATGCTGCTGACCCACAGGCGTAAAGAGATCATGTAA
- a CDS encoding YpdA family putative bacillithiol disulfide reductase, whose amino-acid sequence MANYFYRSRRYLMQDVIIIGAGPCGLSAAIECQRRGLHTLVLEKHCLVHSIFSYPTHMQFFSTAELLEIGDMPFSTPNEKPFRHEALAYYRKVSEQYEVPIASYEEATKIERLPDGTFKVHSITRGGEVWEYETRYVIIATGYFDHPNMLGIPGEDTDKVSHYFQEAHPYTGMKVAIIGGSNSAVDAAMELSRVGAEITMVYRGDELSSSIKPWVKPLFEGLVNKGRINLMLSSRVIEIKTAEIVVELSDHNHVHLPNDFVLALTGFRPDRKLLHEAGVELTDEMEKPKFDTETMESNVPGIYVAGVIASGRNANEVFIETGRGHGRVIAEHILSSLGRE is encoded by the coding sequence ATTGCCAACTATTTTTATCGTTCTAGGAGGTATCTCATGCAGGATGTTATCATTATCGGAGCTGGCCCATGCGGACTATCCGCTGCGATCGAATGTCAGCGCCGCGGATTACATACGCTAGTTCTGGAGAAGCATTGCCTTGTCCATTCGATTTTCTCTTATCCAACGCACATGCAGTTCTTCAGTACAGCTGAGCTGCTGGAGATTGGCGATATGCCTTTCTCGACCCCGAATGAGAAGCCATTCCGGCATGAAGCCCTGGCTTACTATCGCAAAGTCAGCGAGCAGTATGAAGTCCCTATAGCTTCTTATGAAGAAGCAACTAAAATCGAGCGGCTGCCGGATGGTACTTTTAAAGTGCATTCGATTACCCGCGGCGGTGAGGTCTGGGAATATGAGACACGTTATGTCATTATCGCTACCGGATATTTCGATCATCCTAATATGCTTGGCATTCCTGGGGAAGATACAGATAAAGTATCCCATTATTTTCAAGAAGCCCATCCGTATACGGGGATGAAGGTTGCTATTATCGGAGGCAGCAACTCTGCAGTAGATGCAGCTATGGAGCTGTCCCGAGTCGGAGCAGAGATCACAATGGTTTACCGTGGAGATGAGCTCTCCTCATCCATTAAGCCTTGGGTTAAGCCACTGTTTGAGGGTCTCGTTAACAAAGGGAGAATTAATCTGATGTTATCCTCTCGAGTCATTGAGATTAAGACTGCGGAGATTGTTGTGGAGCTAAGCGATCATAACCATGTCCACCTTCCGAATGATTTTGTGCTTGCCCTGACAGGCTTCCGCCCTGACCGCAAGCTGCTTCATGAGGCCGGCGTGGAGTTAACCGATGAGATGGAAAAACCGAAGTTTGATACGGAGACGATGGAGTCGAATGTCCCGGGGATCTATGTTGCAGGTGTTATTGCTTCAGGACGAAATGCCAATGAGGTATTTATCGAGACAGGACGCGGGCATGGGCGGGTTATCGCCGAGCATATTCTGTCCTCTCTTGGGCGAGAATAG
- a CDS encoding DUF441 domain-containing protein, giving the protein MNQIDMTSLLLLLMAALGIFSNNMPITVAMIVLLLLRVLHMQFMFPWLEKYGLTIGIIVLTIGVMTPVASGKLSLQTLWSSFFNWKSILAIGVGMLVAWLGGRGAALMGNQPTIVAGLLIGTVLGVAFFRGVPVGPLIAAGILSLLIGKM; this is encoded by the coding sequence ATGAATCAGATTGATATGACTTCATTGCTACTACTATTGATGGCAGCACTCGGAATTTTCAGTAACAATATGCCGATTACCGTCGCCATGATTGTACTTCTTCTACTTCGGGTGCTGCATATGCAGTTCATGTTCCCTTGGCTGGAGAAGTACGGGCTTACGATCGGGATTATCGTATTGACGATCGGTGTAATGACTCCGGTCGCCAGCGGCAAACTCTCGCTGCAGACGCTCTGGTCATCCTTCTTCAACTGGAAGTCAATACTTGCGATCGGCGTTGGAATGCTCGTGGCCTGGTTAGGCGGGCGCGGAGCCGCCCTGATGGGGAATCAGCCGACGATTGTTGCTGGACTACTGATCGGCACCGTCCTCGGTGTCGCCTTCTTCCGCGGCGTCCCCGTCGGCCCCCTTATCGCGGCCGGTATTCTCTCACTTCTGATCGGCAAAATGTAA
- a CDS encoding HD domain-containing protein, whose product MEIKVLTELQEQLIREAEQFARAELEHDQTGHDWWHIQRVVQMAKRLARAEKADEFICTVAALLHDVADEKLNVSKQAGLDKVRDWLAQHDFKGADQEHIIEIISNLSYNAGKNPPMRTLEGQVVQDADRIDAIGAIAIARAFLYAGVKGNPIHDPQISPRTEMTTEQYRQEKSTGINHFHEKLLKLNSLINTESAKQIAAERHSYMEQYVERFYREWSGEE is encoded by the coding sequence ATGGAAATTAAAGTATTGACCGAACTTCAGGAACAATTGATCCGGGAGGCCGAGCAATTTGCCCGCGCGGAATTGGAGCATGACCAGACCGGGCATGATTGGTGGCATATACAGAGGGTTGTTCAAATGGCCAAGCGGCTGGCCCGGGCCGAGAAAGCGGATGAATTCATCTGCACGGTTGCAGCATTACTCCACGATGTGGCGGACGAGAAGCTCAATGTCTCGAAGCAGGCTGGACTAGATAAGGTCAGAGACTGGCTCGCACAGCATGACTTTAAGGGCGCCGACCAGGAGCATATTATAGAGATTATATCGAATCTATCCTACAATGCCGGCAAGAACCCGCCGATGCGTACTTTGGAAGGGCAAGTTGTACAGGATGCCGACCGGATCGATGCTATTGGGGCGATTGCTATTGCGAGAGCCTTCCTGTATGCAGGGGTGAAGGGGAATCCCATTCATGATCCGCAAATTTCGCCGCGAACCGAGATGACCACGGAGCAGTATAGGCAAGAGAAAAGCACGGGAATCAACCATTTCCATGAGAAGCTACTTAAATTGAATAGCCTGATTAATACCGAATCCGCGAAACAAATCGCGGCAGAGAGACATTCCTACATGGAACAATATGTAGAGCGTTTCTACCGGGAATGGTCAGGGGAAGAATAA
- a CDS encoding ABC transporter ATP-binding protein — protein sequence MKYWKAYFKFVKPYTKWIILTLIIGILKFGIPSLLPLVQKYVVDDILMNGAMDIEHKVSQLMIVLGITFVLFVIVRGPVEYARQYFAQFITAKILFDLRNKLYGHLQRLSLKYYQNTKVGEIISRFINDAEQTKNIVEVGMMNVWLDTFTLVFVLGFMFYLNPLLTLVSISIFPLYAIAVKVLYKRLKKLTKDRSAALAGIQAYLHERIQGISVIRSFALEKHDRKQFEAINGKYLNKAMAHSRWNAWTFAVINTLTDVAPLLVIGYGGYQVIQGHLTLGTFVAFFGYLDRLYAPLKRLINSSTILTQASASWERVLELLDEPYDMTDDQHAMQLPAGSHSVAFRNVWFKYQEQGSWVLKNISLQVNPGQTVAFVGMSGGGKSSLVGLIPRFYDIQKGSVIVGGKDVRQWTMESLRSKVGMVLQDNFLFSGTVRDNIMLGNPEADEEAVISAAKAANAHDFIMNLTQGYDTEVGERGVKLSGGQKQRIAIARVFLKDPSILILDEATSALDLESEHLIQQALQQLSKSRTTLIVAHRLSTITHADQIIVMKNGTVAERGTHEELMQKDGVYSQLYNIQNLNA from the coding sequence TTGAAGTATTGGAAGGCCTATTTTAAGTTTGTAAAGCCGTATACAAAGTGGATTATATTAACGTTGATCATCGGGATACTGAAATTCGGGATTCCATCACTGCTGCCTTTGGTGCAAAAATACGTAGTAGACGACATTTTGATGAACGGAGCTATGGATATCGAGCATAAAGTGTCGCAGCTGATGATTGTGCTGGGGATTACCTTCGTGCTGTTCGTCATTGTCCGCGGCCCGGTGGAATATGCCCGGCAATATTTCGCGCAATTCATCACGGCAAAAATACTATTTGACCTGCGCAATAAGCTGTACGGTCATTTGCAGCGTTTGTCGCTTAAATACTATCAGAATACGAAGGTGGGAGAGATTATCTCTCGCTTCATTAACGACGCAGAGCAGACGAAGAATATAGTCGAGGTCGGGATGATGAATGTCTGGCTGGATACATTCACGCTGGTGTTCGTGCTTGGCTTTATGTTCTATTTGAATCCATTGTTGACCCTGGTCTCCATCTCCATCTTTCCACTCTATGCGATCGCCGTTAAAGTTCTCTATAAACGTCTCAAGAAATTGACCAAAGACCGTTCCGCCGCTCTGGCTGGAATTCAGGCCTATCTTCATGAGCGAATTCAAGGGATCTCGGTCATTCGCAGCTTTGCGCTGGAGAAGCATGATCGTAAGCAATTCGAGGCGATCAACGGCAAATATCTGAACAAGGCAATGGCTCATAGCCGTTGGAATGCTTGGACATTCGCTGTGATTAATACGTTGACGGATGTCGCTCCGCTGCTCGTTATTGGTTATGGGGGATATCAGGTTATCCAAGGTCATTTGACGCTGGGAACCTTTGTCGCTTTCTTCGGTTATCTGGATCGTCTGTATGCGCCTCTGAAGCGGCTGATCAACTCCTCGACCATTCTGACTCAGGCTTCGGCATCCTGGGAGCGTGTGTTGGAATTACTGGACGAGCCTTATGATATGACCGATGATCAGCATGCTATGCAATTACCGGCGGGTAGCCATTCAGTCGCTTTTCGGAATGTATGGTTCAAATATCAAGAGCAAGGCAGTTGGGTGCTGAAAAATATTTCGCTGCAGGTGAATCCAGGACAAACGGTTGCTTTCGTTGGGATGAGCGGCGGCGGTAAATCTTCATTAGTTGGCTTGATTCCGCGTTTCTATGATATTCAGAAGGGCTCTGTAATCGTCGGCGGCAAAGATGTTCGCCAGTGGACGATGGAGAGCCTACGAAGCAAGGTCGGCATGGTACTGCAGGATAATTTCCTGTTCAGTGGTACAGTCCGAGATAATATTATGCTTGGGAACCCGGAGGCAGATGAGGAGGCTGTCATTTCGGCGGCGAAGGCGGCTAACGCCCATGATTTCATTATGAACCTGACTCAGGGCTACGATACTGAAGTCGGGGAACGAGGCGTGAAGCTGTCGGGCGGCCAGAAGCAACGGATTGCCATCGCCCGCGTGTTCTTGAAAGACCCGTCGATCCTTATTCTGGATGAAGCGACTTCGGCGCTCGACCTGGAGTCCGAGCATTTAATTCAGCAAGCGTTGCAGCAATTGTCCAAGAGTAGAACAACCCTGATCGTGGCCCATCGCTTGTCGACGATTACCCATGCGGATCAGATTATCGTTATGAAGAACGGTACAGTTGCTGAACGGGGAACCCATGAAGAGTTGATGCAAAAAGATGGCGTCTACTCGCAACTGTATAATATACAGAATTTGAACGCTTAA
- a CDS encoding phosphotransferase family protein produces MSSTSNNSTLPLSEATMQWLLQQAGTGSVIEQVNALKGGISSAVYGIQGKRQGETFEYVLRQFTDREWLAHEPDLAEHEAEALIRAYGADVPSPQWIAGDFAGQSCGFPSVLMTRLEGEVILQPQELPGWIEGLAGSLAGLHQADTAPMRWNYFTYNNITALQIPDWTGSPEAWGKIIKRVQGDTPIYTPRFIHRDYHPTNILWKNGKVSGIVDWVNSCYGPAGIDTGHCRVNLVQLHGVETADAFLEAYLNSPGSTEEVTDCYWDMLSLTDFLCWPPEVYQGWIDLGFTGLSTQIIKERIDEYAESLAAKLS; encoded by the coding sequence GTGAGTTCAACAAGTAATAACTCTACTCTTCCGCTGTCAGAGGCCACAATGCAATGGCTGCTGCAGCAGGCGGGAACAGGTTCTGTGATCGAGCAGGTCAACGCCTTGAAGGGTGGTATCTCATCGGCAGTGTATGGAATACAGGGGAAGAGGCAAGGGGAGACGTTCGAATACGTGCTTCGACAATTCACAGATCGTGAATGGCTGGCACACGAGCCAGATCTTGCAGAGCATGAGGCCGAGGCCTTAATCCGGGCTTATGGAGCAGATGTTCCTTCACCGCAGTGGATTGCTGGTGATTTCGCAGGTCAATCCTGCGGCTTCCCTTCTGTACTGATGACACGGCTGGAAGGTGAGGTGATTCTGCAGCCTCAGGAGTTACCAGGTTGGATAGAGGGACTAGCGGGGTCTTTGGCTGGGCTGCATCAAGCAGATACAGCTCCAATGAGATGGAACTACTTCACGTACAATAATATCACTGCGCTACAGATTCCAGATTGGACCGGTTCTCCAGAAGCCTGGGGGAAAATCATAAAGCGGGTTCAAGGGGATACCCCTATATATACACCGCGCTTCATCCATCGTGATTATCATCCGACCAATATCCTATGGAAGAACGGAAAAGTGAGCGGAATTGTGGATTGGGTCAATTCTTGCTACGGCCCTGCGGGCATCGACACGGGGCATTGCCGTGTAAACCTCGTGCAGCTGCACGGGGTCGAGACCGCGGATGCTTTTCTCGAGGCGTATTTAAACAGCCCAGGGAGTACGGAGGAGGTCACAGATTGCTATTGGGATATGCTGAGTCTGACCGACTTCCTGTGCTGGCCGCCAGAGGTGTATCAGGGCTGGATTGACCTTGGCTTCACCGGTTTGAGTACACAAATTATCAAAGAGCGGATAGATGAATATGCGGAGAGCCTGGCCGCAAAGCTATCGTGA
- a CDS encoding ADP-heptose synthase has translation MSRRFVIEAVMVAIYGELLIPSAPVEYIVPYSTVMELYEFQNSQEPLMHDPADDLHVKHKINELITYLEEPLNRKKIERALSVPWSKSPSILFDDNIVWTIVNAVDNERFGDFLDPIETEIILTAERERAPILSDQLELIRRIIEAEIPVQVFDIGDFDFAMEDNIFYNKLR, from the coding sequence ATGTCACGTAGATTTGTCATTGAAGCCGTGATGGTGGCGATTTACGGTGAATTGTTAATACCGTCTGCACCTGTGGAGTATATCGTTCCTTACAGTACCGTCATGGAACTGTATGAATTCCAGAACAGTCAGGAACCATTAATGCATGATCCTGCTGATGATCTCCATGTCAAACATAAAATCAATGAGCTTATCACTTATCTCGAAGAACCGCTCAATCGCAAAAAAATAGAACGCGCCCTAAGTGTTCCCTGGTCCAAAAGTCCGTCCATCCTATTCGATGACAATATTGTATGGACCATCGTCAACGCGGTCGATAACGAACGATTCGGCGACTTTCTCGATCCGATAGAGACTGAGATTATTCTTACCGCCGAACGGGAACGGGCCCCGATTCTATCTGACCAGCTTGAGCTCATTCGCCGCATTATTGAAGCGGAGATCCCTGTACAAGTGTTCGATATTGGAGATTTTGATTTTGCCATGGAAGACAATATATTCTATAACAAGCTTCGGTAA
- a CDS encoding HesB/YadR/YfhF family protein, whose protein sequence is MLNITNEAAEWFKQELDLQEGQAIRFFPRYSSGGGVHPGFSLGIEVNVPTVPGFLTEAGGIKFYMEERDLWYLEGYHFNVTYNANAGDIEYEYEAADSK, encoded by the coding sequence ATGCTAAATATTACAAATGAAGCTGCTGAGTGGTTTAAACAGGAACTGGACTTACAAGAAGGACAAGCTATTCGATTTTTTCCTCGTTATAGTTCCGGCGGAGGGGTGCATCCCGGCTTCTCACTAGGAATTGAAGTCAATGTTCCGACAGTTCCTGGATTCCTGACTGAAGCTGGGGGGATCAAGTTCTATATGGAAGAGCGGGATTTATGGTATTTGGAAGGATATCATTTCAATGTAACTTATAATGCGAACGCCGGCGACATTGAGTACGAATATGAGGCTGCTGATTCTAAATAA